The Halomonas binhaiensis nucleotide sequence GCAGGAAATCGTGCAATTGCTGCTGGCCGGACACTCGGCCAAATCCGCAGCCAGGGAGCTCGGTATCAGCGACGGCACAGTGAAGGTCCATCGCAAACACCTCTATCAGCGTCTCGGCGTGTCCAGCCAGGCCCAGTTGTTTCGCACCTTTCTCGACCATGTCGCCCTGATATCACGCCAACATCGTCAGTAGTACCATCCCTGCTGGAAGTCGCACACAACGCTCCTACTGCCGCGCTCTTTCCAGCAGCACATCGCATAATACCTGAGCCCCCATGGCACATTGCTCTGGAGAAGCATACTCCGCCTCGTTGTGGCTGATGCCGTCCCGACACGGGACAAAGATCATGGCTGTCGGCGCGACACGCGAAACATAAACGGCATCGTGCCCGGCTCCACTCATCATGCGCCGATAAGACATCCCCCTGCCCTTGGCTGAACGTTCCACACTGTCGATGCAGTCTTCATCAAATGCCACGACCGGCGATACCCATAGCGGCTCGGTACGAAATGTCACGCCAAAGGCTTCTTCAAGCTCCGCCACTTCGCTCTCGAAACGCTTTTGCAGTTGATCCAGCTGTTGTTCATTGCCATGGCGCAGATCGACACTCATGCGAACCTCACCTGGCACGACATTGCGCGAAGCGGCAGTAATCTCCAACTGCCCAAAGGTCACCCGTGTGGCACCGGACGTATCTGCAAGTGCATGGGCATAGAGCCGATCGATCAGACGCGCAGCTGCAGCCAAGGCATCATGCCTCAGGCTCATGGGTGTCGGGCCTGCGTGGGAAGACTGACCTGCAATGGTCAGGTCAAACCAGCGCATTCCCTGTACGCCGGTGACGACACCTATCGATTCTCCGGCATTCTCGAGTACGGGTCCCTGCTCGATATGCAGTTCAATGTAGCTGCCCAACCCAGGCTCACCCAATGCCAGCCCCCGAGGCAGGCCACTCTGCTCAAGCGCCTGCCCAATGCTGATGCCATCGCTGTCGGTGATGGCCAGAGTATCTTCCAGCTTGAAGACGCCAGCGTAGGTCCCCGATGCCACCATGGCCGGGGCAAAACGGCTGCCTTCCTCATTGGTCCACACCACCAGCTCCAACGGACGTTCGGTAACGATGCCCTTGTCATTCAAGGTACGAAACACCTCCAGGCCAGCCAGCACACCCAGAATGCCATCAAAGCGCCCGCCCTTGGGCTGCGTGTCCAGATGACTGCCGGTCGCGACCGGAGGCAAATCGTTACGGAGCCCCTCGCGGCGAATGAATAGATTGCCGACCGGATCCAGGCGCCACTGGCAGCCGAGTTGCTCGCACCAGTCGATCAAAAGACGTCGGCCCGCGGTGTCTTCAGCCGTCAGGGCCAGGCGGCAGCTCCCACCGCCATCGGTGGCACCGATCTCGGCCATGGCCATCAGGCTGTCCCACAGGCGCTGGGAATTGATCTCGGGGGAAGGCAATGACGTCGCAGTC carries:
- a CDS encoding M20 family metallo-hydrolase, whose amino-acid sequence is MTATSLPSPEINSQRLWDSLMAMAEIGATDGGGSCRLALTAEDTAGRRLLIDWCEQLGCQWRLDPVGNLFIRREGLRNDLPPVATGSHLDTQPKGGRFDGILGVLAGLEVFRTLNDKGIVTERPLELVVWTNEEGSRFAPAMVASGTYAGVFKLEDTLAITDSDGISIGQALEQSGLPRGLALGEPGLGSYIELHIEQGPVLENAGESIGVVTGVQGMRWFDLTIAGQSSHAGPTPMSLRHDALAAAARLIDRLYAHALADTSGATRVTFGQLEITAASRNVVPGEVRMSVDLRHGNEQQLDQLQKRFESEVAELEEAFGVTFRTEPLWVSPVVAFDEDCIDSVERSAKGRGMSYRRMMSGAGHDAVYVSRVAPTAMIFVPCRDGISHNEAEYASPEQCAMGAQVLCDVLLERARQ